Proteins co-encoded in one Echeneis naucrates chromosome 22, fEcheNa1.1, whole genome shotgun sequence genomic window:
- the rab32b gene encoding ras-related protein Rab-32, giving the protein MSDSSVTVCRHKLYKVLVIGDLGVGKSSVIFRYVNKCFDEKYKMSIGVDFALKTIEWDAQTVVRLHLWDIAGHERFKQMSRAFYKGAMGALVVFDIANRSTLIGASEWKQDLDKKLSLDNGQPIPVVLLANKCDMSEKDEELLASLDNFCKENRFVGWFETSAKKGINIDEAGAFLVKQMMLCDTGPSNEMLPWDRITARQAPEESQIRPWCC; this is encoded by the exons ATGTCAGATAGTTCTGTGACAGTCTGCAGACACAAGTTGTATAAAGTTTTAGTCATTGGAGATTTAGGCGTTGGGAAAAGCAGCGTTATATTCCGTTATGTTAACAAATGCTTtgatgaaaaatacaaaatgtctATTGGAGTTGATTTTGCTCTGAAAACTATTGAATGGGATGCCCAAACAGTGGTGAGACTGCATCTCTGGGATATCGCAG GCCATGAGAGGTTTAAGCAGATGTCCAGGGCTTTCTACAAAGGGGCGATGGGAGCGCTGGTGGTGTTTGACATTGCAAACCGCTCCACCTTGATCGGTGCCTCAGAGTGGAAGCAGGACCTGGACAAGAAACTCTCCCTTGACAATGGACAGCCGATCCCTGTCGTCCTGCTGGCCAACAAATGTGACATGTCAGAGAAGGACGAAGAACTGCTGGCATCTCTGGACAACTTCtgtaaagaaaacagatttgtAGGCTGGTTTGAGACTTCGGCAAAG AAAGGCATAAATATTGATGAGGCAGGTGCCTTTCTTGTCAAACAAATGATGCTGTGTGACACTGGGCCGTCCAATGAAATGCTCCCCTGGGACAGGATCACAGCGCGCCAGGCTCCTGAGGAGAGTCAGATCCGGCCATGGTGCTGCTGA